Proteins from a genomic interval of Osmia bicornis bicornis chromosome 11, iOsmBic2.1, whole genome shotgun sequence:
- the LOC114872454 gene encoding RNA-binding protein with serine-rich domain 1-like isoform X1, translated as MSCRKSSTKKTTRKSFCCGGGRRRSESTSSSSSYSSTSESSFTSDYSDSCACSGCDCFDSSPQRRKGKGKAKNRNSRSSRSARKVCGSRPSKKKTSRRKRRSSSPCTCSECDCSESSSTGEECCNYVTSKKRRKPRA; from the exons TTGCAGGAAATCATCCACGAAGAAAACGACCAGGAAATCGTTTTGTTGCGGGGGTGGTAGACGTCGTTCAGAAAGTACGAGCAGTAGTAGCTCGTATTCCAGTACTTCTGAATCCTCTTTCACATCAGACTACTCTGATAGCTGTGCATGTTCAGGGTGCGACTGTTTCGATAGCTCGCCCCAAAGGCGAAAAGGCAAAGGAAAAGCGAAAAATCGAAATTCACGGTCGTCGCGATCAGCAAGGAAAGTTTGCGGTTCGAGGCcgtcgaagaagaagacgtcTCGTCGCAAAA GACGTTCGTCGTCACCGTGCACGTGTTCCGAATGCGATTGCTCGGAATCCTCCAGCACTGGCGAAGAATGTTGCAATTACGTGACAAGCAAGAAACGTCGTAAACCGAGAGCTTAA
- the LOC114872454 gene encoding RNA-binding protein with serine-rich domain 1-like isoform X2, whose protein sequence is MRKSSTKKTTRKSFCCGGGRRRSESTSSSSSYSSTSESSFTSDYSDSCACSGCDCFDSSPQRRKGKGKAKNRNSRSSRSARKVCGSRPSKKKTSRRKRRSSSPCTCSECDCSESSSTGEECCNYVTSKKRRKPRA, encoded by the exons GAAATCATCCACGAAGAAAACGACCAGGAAATCGTTTTGTTGCGGGGGTGGTAGACGTCGTTCAGAAAGTACGAGCAGTAGTAGCTCGTATTCCAGTACTTCTGAATCCTCTTTCACATCAGACTACTCTGATAGCTGTGCATGTTCAGGGTGCGACTGTTTCGATAGCTCGCCCCAAAGGCGAAAAGGCAAAGGAAAAGCGAAAAATCGAAATTCACGGTCGTCGCGATCAGCAAGGAAAGTTTGCGGTTCGAGGCcgtcgaagaagaagacgtcTCGTCGCAAAA GACGTTCGTCGTCACCGTGCACGTGTTCCGAATGCGATTGCTCGGAATCCTCCAGCACTGGCGAAGAATGTTGCAATTACGTGACAAGCAAGAAACGTCGTAAACCGAGAGCTTAA